One genomic window of Tachypleus tridentatus isolate NWPU-2018 chromosome 12, ASM421037v1, whole genome shotgun sequence includes the following:
- the LOC143235679 gene encoding protein FAM200C-like, with protein sequence MSKKRKWNDEYVKFGFTCTTEKDGTQRPQCILCSTLFSNANLKPSKLDEHFKNKHGGRDAGNDIVTLRVKRARFDQVGTLPTYGFSPTEKPLLRASYEVAYQIAKSKKPHTIGEELIKPCALEMAKIVLGKEAEKKLQQVSLSNDVIHNRIIDMSVDILEQVVADIKASPVKISLQVDESTDTTAQAIDVLNKIQEFFSRNELHLDKIGSICTDGAPAMLGNRSGFAALMRKEIPNLKITHCFLHRHSLAAKTLPPDLKKTLDICVKVVNFIRSRALNHRLFQSLCEEMGQEHTVLLYHTEVRWLSRGRVLFRVFELRGEIHQFLCERVQELAIYFKEPSFVQMLAYLADVFLALNELNLSARKGTQHCDCKREIGCIQRKTCLVDKACEDGEFGKFPLPGRDSHRKFYPASRLCCKSC encoded by the exons ATGTCGAAGAAACGAAAGTGGAATGACGAATATGTCAAGTTTGGTTTCACCTGTACTACAGAGAAGGATGGGACACAACGTCCACAGTGTATCCTGTGCAGCACACTCTTCTCCAATGCGAACTTGAAGCCATCAAAGCTTGATgaacatttcaagaacaaacatggTGGCAGGGATGCAGGAAATGACATTGTGACATTAAGGGTCAAAAGAGctaggtttgatcaggttggcacATTGCCGACTTATGGATTTTCGCCAACAGAGAAACCTTTACTGCGTGCTTCTTATGAAGTTGCATACCAGATtgctaaatcaaagaaaccccaTACAATTGGTGAGGAACTGATCAAGCCATGTGCCCTTGAAATGGCAAAGATTGTTCTCGGCAAGGAAGCTGAGAAGAAACTCCAACAAGTGTCTTTGTCAAATGATGTAATCCATAACCGAATCATCGACATGAGTGTTGACATCCTGGAACAAGTTGTAGCTGACATCAAGGCTAGTCCAGTTAAGATTAGCCTACaagtggatgaatcaacagat ACAACTGCACAAGCTATAGATGtgcttaacaaaatacaagaatttttctcaAGAAACGAACTTCACCTTGACAAAATTGGTTCAATATGTACAGATGGTGCACCAGCAATGCTGGGCAATCGTTCTGGGTTTGCTGCATTAATGAGGAAAGAAATTCCTAATCTGAAAATCACTCACTGCTTTCTTCATCGTCACTCTCTTGCAGCAAAGACATTGCCCCCAGATCTCAAGAAAACTCTGGATATTTGTGTCAAGGTTGTAAACTTTATTCGCAGCCGAGCTTTGAATCATCGATTGTTTCAGTCACTTTGTGAGGAAATGGGTCAGGAACACACTGTTCTTTTGTACCACACTGAAGTGAGGTGGCTGTCTCGTGGTCGTGTGCTGTTTCGTGTGTTTGAACTGAGAGGAGAAATTCATCAGTTTCTCTGTGAAAGGGTACAAGAACtggctatatatttcaaagaacctaGTTTTGTTCAGATGCTTGCCTATTTGGCTGATGTGTTTTTAGCTCTCAATGAACTCAATCTCTCTGCAAGGAAGGGGACTCAACATTGTGACTGCAAGCGCGAAATTGGCTgcattcaaagaaaaacttgtctTGTGGATAAAGCGTGTGAAGATGGGGAATTTGGCAAATTTCCCCTGCCTGGAAGAGACAGTCACAGAAAATTCTACCCTGCatccagactttgttgcaaaagttgTTGA